In one Gammaproteobacteria bacterium genomic region, the following are encoded:
- the plsB gene encoding glycerol-3-phosphate 1-O-acyltransferase PlsB, protein MVGVTSGHFCIYMSLLAKILSLRVKVKIIPDDLKKLGIDNEKPIIYVLDNNSLVSRVVLKTESQKQGFVYKNIPADWNKVNSVMAHKRLKGFWNRVPTYSVFQNNLVNVLNALKENQQREVQLVPVSVFFGMAPNKNSGFFKILFSENWAIGGRLRKFFSILIHGKNTKLQFSQPILLNKELDKESTVEDLSKKISRVLQVHFHRVRTSVVGPDLSHRRTVAKNILSRPAVKEEIEKYSLRKKISKEKAHREAKKIIREIASDYSYSIVSLFAKMLTRFWTKVYNGVVFNHFEEFRADAQKYEVIYTPCHRSHIDYLIMSYALHERGVVPPHIAAGINLNMPVVGPFLRRSGAFFIRRSFNSALYSTIFSEYLSALLTHGISIEYFIEGTRSRTGRLLQPKAGMLAMTIKSYLNERNKPVIFQPANLSYEKLMEGGSYQNELGGKSKKSESIGGLFKARKLLKQDYGRLTVNFSEPILLDDLLDQFKPNWKSITMKSNKKPEWFKNLVDACGTEIMERINSASHVNPINLLAVTLLSTPNHSASVDNLSQQIELYRQLLTLLPYSGRVTVTTLTTEEIFDLGIKLGFIEVVSHDLGDVIRVKKEQGILMTYYRNNILHLFAASSFIAMSLVNQRQLPRKQILRLMGVVYPYIKSELFLHWTTDEFLEYGRQTLQVLKQLEVLKSAGRIVERHPGGSLEAGKLRVLANAVMQTYERFFIVIAVLSRQGSEQITAPQLETLCHKTASKLNLLYGFNSPDFFDKSLFKGYITNLKDEKVIETDAEGKIIFTENLKTFYLGAKQLLSKRIRHSVLNLLEPEIAVEKDKEG, encoded by the coding sequence GTGGTCGGAGTTACTTCCGGCCACTTTTGTATTTACATGTCTCTTTTAGCAAAAATATTATCACTTCGAGTAAAGGTTAAAATCATCCCTGATGATTTAAAAAAACTTGGAATTGATAATGAAAAGCCCATCATTTATGTCTTGGATAACAACTCTCTTGTTTCGAGAGTCGTTCTTAAAACAGAAAGCCAAAAGCAAGGCTTTGTTTATAAAAATATTCCAGCCGATTGGAACAAAGTCAACTCTGTGATGGCTCATAAAAGACTAAAAGGTTTTTGGAATCGAGTTCCAACGTATTCCGTTTTCCAAAATAACCTTGTTAATGTTTTGAATGCTTTAAAGGAAAATCAACAAAGAGAAGTGCAACTAGTACCTGTCTCGGTTTTTTTTGGTATGGCTCCCAACAAAAACAGTGGTTTTTTCAAAATATTATTTTCTGAAAACTGGGCAATTGGAGGGAGACTCAGAAAGTTTTTTTCCATACTGATTCATGGAAAAAATACCAAACTGCAATTCAGCCAGCCAATATTGCTCAACAAGGAGCTCGACAAAGAATCAACTGTTGAAGATTTATCCAAAAAAATATCAAGGGTTTTACAAGTTCACTTTCATCGTGTCAGAACATCTGTTGTTGGTCCTGATTTGTCGCACCGAAGAACAGTTGCCAAAAACATATTAAGCCGCCCTGCTGTCAAAGAAGAGATTGAAAAATACTCGCTGAGGAAAAAAATCAGCAAAGAAAAAGCCCACAGAGAAGCTAAAAAAATCATTCGTGAAATAGCCTCAGATTACTCATACTCAATTGTTAGTTTGTTTGCCAAAATGCTGACACGCTTTTGGACCAAGGTTTATAACGGCGTGGTTTTCAACCATTTTGAAGAGTTCAGAGCTGACGCGCAAAAATATGAGGTGATTTATACACCATGCCACCGCAGCCATATAGATTATCTCATTATGTCGTATGCGTTGCATGAAAGAGGAGTTGTTCCGCCACACATAGCTGCCGGAATTAATTTAAATATGCCTGTGGTTGGTCCATTTTTACGCCGAAGCGGAGCCTTTTTTATTCGTCGTTCATTTAATTCTGCATTGTATTCAACCATTTTTTCTGAATATTTGAGTGCCTTACTCACTCATGGAATTTCCATTGAGTATTTCATTGAAGGAACTCGAAGCAGAACCGGTCGGTTGCTACAACCAAAAGCAGGGATGCTGGCAATGACGATAAAAAGCTATTTGAATGAACGCAATAAGCCGGTTATTTTTCAGCCGGCAAATCTGAGTTATGAAAAACTCATGGAAGGAGGTTCCTACCAAAATGAACTCGGTGGAAAATCTAAAAAAAGCGAGTCAATCGGCGGACTATTTAAAGCCAGAAAACTTTTAAAACAAGATTATGGACGCCTAACAGTTAACTTTTCTGAACCTATATTGCTGGATGATTTATTGGATCAGTTCAAGCCAAACTGGAAAAGCATTACAATGAAAAGTAATAAAAAACCGGAGTGGTTTAAAAATCTTGTCGATGCTTGTGGCACAGAAATCATGGAGCGCATTAACTCGGCATCCCATGTGAATCCGATAAACCTGTTGGCTGTAACGCTTTTGTCAACCCCCAACCACTCTGCGTCAGTTGATAACCTATCCCAACAAATAGAACTTTATCGCCAATTATTAACATTGTTGCCCTACTCCGGCAGAGTGACTGTTACAACACTCACCACCGAAGAAATTTTTGATTTGGGTATAAAGTTAGGATTCATAGAAGTGGTTTCGCATGATTTAGGTGATGTGATTCGGGTTAAAAAAGAGCAAGGAATCCTGATGACTTATTATCGGAACAATATTTTGCACCTGTTTGCTGCAAGCTCATTCATTGCTATGAGTCTGGTGAACCAAAGACAATTGCCCCGCAAGCAAATATTACGGTTAATGGGTGTTGTTTACCCTTATATCAAAAGCGAACTATTTTTACACTGGACGACAGATGAGTTTCTCGAATATGGACGACAAACTTTACAAGTTCTAAAACAATTAGAGGTTTTGAAATCAGCCGGTCGAATCGTCGAAAGACATCCCGGAGGAAGTCTGGAGGCCGGAAAATTACGAGTTTTGGCTAATGCTGTGATGCAAACTTATGAGCGTTTCTTCATTGTCATAGCTGTTTTGAGCCGGCAAGGTTCGGAACAAATAACAGCACCTCAGCTTGAAACACTTTGTCATAAAACCGCAAGCAAGTTGAATTTGTTATACGGTTTTAACTCGCCGGACTTTTTTGATAAGTCGTTATTTAAAGGTTATATAACAAACCTGAAAGACGAAAAAGTGATAGAGACTGATGCTGAAGGAAAAATTATTTTTACCGAAAACCTCAAAACCTTTTACTTGGGAGCCAAGCAACTCCTATCCAAACGAATTCGCCATAGTGTTTTAAACTTACTGGAACCGGAAATTGCAGTTGAAAAAGATAAGGAGGGCTGA
- the hslU gene encoding ATP-dependent protease ATPase subunit HslU, producing the protein MSNMTPREIVQELDKHIVGQTSAKRAVAIALRNRWRRMQLPEKMRAEITPKNILMIGPTGVGKTEIARRLAILADAPFIKVEATKFTEVGYVGKDVESIIRDLIENSIKMRREQAVTKVKARAEAAAEQRVLDYLIPKSPSPIPGEEIESKNNSTRQKFLDKLRNGELDDKEIEIEVKTSLGVEIMAPPGMEEMTDQLQGMFENIGRKKKQTKKLTIKKALPILESEEAAKLINDDEIKQTAIQNAEQNGIIFIDEIDKVAKSYGTGGEVSREGVQRDLLPLIEGSTVNTRYGAIKTDHMLFIASGAFHLAKPSDLIPELQGRLPIRVELRALTAEDFARILTEPEASLTEQYVALMSTENVELEFTESGIKRIAEVSFAVNEKTENIGARRLHTVLERLLDEVSFISSDNSGEKYVIDAAHVDKNLAELAQNEDLSRYIL; encoded by the coding sequence ATGTCAAACATGACGCCCAGAGAAATTGTACAAGAACTCGATAAACATATTGTCGGGCAAACATCTGCAAAAAGAGCCGTTGCTATCGCATTGAGAAATCGTTGGAGAAGAATGCAGCTTCCGGAAAAAATGCGAGCTGAAATCACACCAAAAAACATTTTAATGATCGGTCCCACAGGTGTTGGTAAAACCGAAATTGCTCGCAGATTGGCAATTTTGGCAGATGCTCCTTTTATTAAGGTTGAGGCAACCAAATTTACCGAAGTTGGTTATGTCGGCAAAGATGTCGAGTCGATTATCCGTGACTTGATTGAGAACTCTATCAAAATGCGCAGAGAGCAAGCGGTCACAAAGGTAAAAGCACGAGCCGAAGCGGCCGCAGAACAAAGGGTTCTGGACTATTTAATACCAAAATCTCCGTCCCCTATTCCGGGTGAAGAGATCGAATCAAAAAACAACTCAACCCGCCAAAAGTTTTTAGATAAACTCCGAAACGGAGAGCTGGACGATAAAGAAATTGAAATCGAGGTTAAAACGAGCTTAGGGGTTGAAATTATGGCTCCTCCGGGAATGGAGGAAATGACAGACCAATTGCAAGGGATGTTTGAAAATATTGGACGAAAGAAAAAACAAACCAAAAAGCTCACCATAAAAAAAGCCTTGCCAATTCTTGAAAGTGAAGAAGCGGCTAAGTTAATCAATGATGATGAAATCAAACAAACAGCAATTCAGAATGCGGAACAAAACGGCATCATTTTTATTGATGAAATTGATAAAGTCGCTAAATCTTATGGAACCGGCGGAGAGGTTTCTCGCGAAGGCGTACAAAGAGATTTGTTGCCACTAATTGAAGGGAGCACTGTAAACACTCGCTATGGAGCGATTAAAACAGACCACATGCTTTTCATAGCATCAGGAGCTTTTCATTTGGCGAAGCCATCAGATTTGATTCCGGAGCTACAAGGACGATTACCGATTCGAGTAGAGCTCAGAGCGTTGACAGCCGAAGATTTTGCCAGAATACTGACCGAGCCGGAGGCATCTTTGACGGAGCAATATGTAGCATTGATGAGCACTGAGAATGTTGAGCTTGAATTTACCGAGTCAGGAATTAAAAGAATAGCCGAGGTTTCATTCGCCGTGAATGAAAAAACCGAAAACATTGGAGCTCGCAGGTTACACACCGTTCTGGAGCGACTGTTAGATGAGGTGTCATTCATCAGCTCGGACAACTCGGGCGAGAAGTATGTGATTGATGCTGCCCATGTTGATAAGAACCTCGCCGAGCTGGCTCAAAACGAAGATTTATCTCGTTATATTTTATAA
- the hslV gene encoding ATP-dependent protease subunit HslV has product MHAYRGTTIVGFRKGNQVVIGGDGQVTLGNTVMKSNARKVRRLYRNEVIAGFAGATADAFTLFEIFEAKLEKHSGHLVRSAVEMAKEWRTDRRLGRLEALLAVADRETSLIISGNGDVIEPEHGLIAIGSGGAFAQSAALALMRNTDLSAREIVEKSLEIAADICIYTNKNHTIEELNT; this is encoded by the coding sequence ATGCATGCCTATCGGGGAACCACAATTGTTGGGTTTAGAAAAGGAAATCAAGTTGTTATCGGCGGTGACGGACAAGTCACACTTGGAAACACAGTGATGAAAAGTAACGCCAGAAAGGTCAGAAGACTCTATCGCAACGAAGTGATTGCCGGCTTTGCCGGAGCAACCGCAGATGCGTTCACTTTATTTGAAATTTTTGAGGCTAAACTGGAAAAACACTCCGGCCATTTGGTTCGCTCAGCCGTTGAAATGGCAAAAGAATGGCGAACCGACAGAAGGCTTGGACGTTTAGAGGCTTTACTAGCCGTTGCTGATAGAGAAACCTCTTTGATTATTTCGGGTAACGGTGATGTGATAGAACCTGAACATGGTTTGATAGCTATTGGCTCAGGAGGTGCTTTTGCCCAATCAGCCGCCCTGGCTCTCATGAGAAATACAGATTTATCCGCCAGAGAAATTGTTGAAAAATCACTCGAAATTGCTGCGGATATTTGTATCTATACCAACAAAAACCACACCATTGAAGAATTAAATACATAA
- a CDS encoding ATP-binding protein, which produces MIKNISTVFVILSLLFVSQTKAESLPIKNIPAKSYNSKSGLANDNVQYLIQDDEGFIWVGTKNGLSRYDSSKFVNYFKDKSDPNSLPEPYIEQVMSMPDNKIWLSVSSVGITIFDKFTKTFSSNVNRDSDLFKLPNSNLFGMDNDQSGNVWFSLYGEGIYMWDTQKQTFTKHLPSNENAWLTSDQTYELLIDSRNRLWISTVDAKVFLYEIDTGSSKVFDFYMGQEFGDVTPIYGFTESPAGEIYAGGFPGAFKYNETTKEFDVLISKATLSKYHDNTATSVRRIMIDRHNNIWIGTTSSLVLFTNNNLYKVQLFENGEKIRLQGTVNGLVEGDDGNIWVGSEDSGVVKLASDWNRYNIYFPAQVADEQSYVTTQRAFASDKKLWIGEFPQKVELYEFIKNELSFVNSYYFDRSKESAKIDAIFADKEEVGFLWVSTVSGVDKINLETSEVFSVIDINGKRLDSARNLYRDTESNRFYFNLFDEETLGYFDKDEMIARLIPNKETNQLKGHIVNQLDKGIGETLWLATTYGIETLDLNTLQIKEVYRDPAGHQITGFYIESNEKNVWAIINGSLELLIWDGVKLSASNQSYSHILPTVSLYQIKSIKDDVMLIRTLDSGVVEVDIKTKSYSVYTTENGLPSNAIVDILSVDETPVIVTEKGIAVYNSSFQKQTPNKPNLIIDDIKYNQTQIKLNDELILDYNYGALNIDATLLSYTSSSSVEYQYLLEGLNKQWISTGNDGKYSFLNLASGDYNFKVRGRGNYGAWSDPKEFSFKVNPPPWKTTWAYMLYLLALLSIIFTAVYLYRRKLLYENEIVRQQTQKQLADDASKAKSEFLARVSHEVRTPLNGVLGMSELLLSTEMNDEQNIYAETIITSGKHLLDIINDILDLSKIEAGKLELEEAPLNLLSLIDEIANAFSSQAKQKNIVFTCCVGHNLDIKRSGDLVRIKQIFFNLLSNAFKFTDKGEINLFVQSDEDNPNIIIFRLVDTGIGINAELIENLFNPFVQADSSITRKYGGTGLGLAIVKQLVEKMNGEISLESEVNKGSVFTVKLMMNKVDTLEEMLLPQLNKHSCLATNNNNIKLCLQEYLHFCGVTFNEHPASTADLLFVDCVSKLSNSQSTALLEACEKQTPVCLIGYSSEYVDVELLNKLNNCQLLSLPLTHNKVLSAFQPQRVYGKTCENAIQPVGVSYKILVVEDNLVNQQVCIEMLEKLNHIVDVVDNVDEALIMLQRNSYDLLLTDYHLPGKDGLELVSLWDNPQNIPILVITADLTDEVLISCNKQGVDDIVTKPFTKKQLTDAISHAFKKRL; this is translated from the coding sequence GTGATTAAAAACATTTCCACTGTTTTTGTGATTCTCTCTCTGTTGTTTGTTTCTCAAACAAAAGCAGAAAGCCTTCCCATCAAAAACATTCCGGCAAAATCTTATAACAGTAAAAGCGGTTTAGCCAACGATAATGTTCAGTATCTGATTCAAGATGATGAAGGTTTTATTTGGGTAGGAACAAAAAATGGTCTCTCCCGTTATGATTCCTCTAAATTTGTAAATTACTTTAAAGACAAGTCTGACCCGAACTCTCTTCCTGAGCCGTATATTGAACAGGTTATGTCAATGCCGGACAATAAAATCTGGTTGTCTGTTAGTTCTGTTGGTATCACAATTTTTGATAAGTTTACCAAAACTTTTAGCAGTAATGTCAATCGTGACTCAGATTTATTCAAGCTGCCTAACTCCAATCTATTCGGCATGGACAATGATCAATCCGGAAATGTCTGGTTTTCTCTTTATGGAGAAGGTATTTATATGTGGGATACCCAAAAACAGACATTCACTAAACATTTGCCATCGAATGAAAATGCTTGGCTAACATCCGATCAAACCTATGAGCTTTTAATTGATAGTCGAAACAGACTTTGGATTTCTACGGTTGATGCGAAAGTCTTTCTATACGAAATTGATACCGGAAGTTCCAAGGTGTTTGATTTTTATATGGGACAAGAGTTCGGAGATGTAACTCCCATCTATGGTTTTACAGAATCTCCTGCCGGAGAAATTTATGCCGGGGGCTTTCCGGGAGCATTTAAATATAATGAAACAACCAAAGAGTTTGATGTGCTGATATCAAAAGCCACTCTCTCCAAGTATCATGACAATACTGCGACATCCGTCCGACGAATCATGATAGACCGGCATAATAATATTTGGATAGGAACGACGTCGTCATTGGTTTTATTCACTAATAATAACCTTTATAAAGTTCAACTCTTTGAGAATGGAGAAAAGATTCGCCTTCAGGGTACGGTGAATGGGTTAGTTGAGGGTGATGACGGCAACATCTGGGTTGGCTCCGAAGATTCCGGGGTTGTAAAATTAGCTTCTGACTGGAACCGATACAACATTTATTTTCCGGCTCAAGTTGCTGATGAACAATCTTACGTTACCACTCAAAGAGCCTTTGCAAGCGATAAAAAACTTTGGATTGGAGAGTTTCCTCAAAAAGTTGAGTTATATGAGTTTATCAAAAATGAACTTAGTTTTGTCAATTCGTACTATTTTGATAGAAGCAAAGAATCTGCAAAAATAGATGCGATTTTTGCAGATAAGGAAGAAGTCGGTTTTCTCTGGGTTAGTACAGTTAGTGGTGTTGATAAAATTAATCTGGAAACAAGTGAAGTTTTCAGTGTTATTGATATAAACGGTAAGCGACTAGACAGCGCACGAAATTTATACCGGGACACTGAGTCCAATCGCTTTTATTTTAACCTGTTTGATGAAGAAACTCTGGGCTATTTTGACAAAGATGAAATGATAGCCCGCTTGATTCCAAACAAAGAGACAAACCAACTCAAAGGACATATTGTCAACCAACTTGATAAAGGTATTGGCGAAACATTATGGCTTGCAACGACCTATGGAATAGAGACCTTAGACCTTAATACGCTTCAAATTAAAGAAGTTTATCGTGACCCTGCCGGCCATCAAATTACCGGTTTCTATATTGAGTCCAATGAAAAAAATGTTTGGGCTATTATAAATGGTAGTCTTGAGCTACTCATTTGGGATGGAGTTAAACTATCAGCTTCAAATCAAAGTTACTCTCATATTTTGCCGACTGTTTCCTTATACCAAATTAAAAGCATTAAAGATGATGTAATGCTCATTCGTACTCTCGACTCAGGCGTTGTCGAGGTGGACATCAAAACAAAAAGTTACAGCGTTTACACAACTGAAAACGGGCTGCCATCAAATGCAATCGTTGACATATTATCCGTTGATGAAACACCGGTGATAGTCACAGAAAAAGGAATTGCTGTCTATAACAGCTCTTTTCAAAAACAAACGCCCAATAAGCCGAACTTAATAATTGATGATATCAAATATAATCAAACTCAAATCAAACTCAACGATGAGTTGATTCTGGACTATAACTATGGTGCCTTGAATATTGATGCAACTTTATTATCTTATACAAGCTCTTCTTCCGTTGAGTATCAGTATTTACTTGAAGGATTGAACAAACAATGGATTAGCACAGGAAATGACGGAAAATATTCGTTTTTGAATCTGGCTTCCGGAGATTATAACTTTAAAGTCCGCGGGCGCGGAAATTATGGAGCCTGGTCTGATCCAAAAGAGTTTTCTTTCAAAGTTAACCCACCTCCTTGGAAAACCACTTGGGCCTATATGCTTTATTTGTTGGCTTTGTTGAGTATTATATTTACAGCGGTTTACCTATATCGAAGAAAACTTTTATACGAAAATGAAATTGTCCGACAACAAACCCAGAAACAATTGGCAGACGACGCCAGCAAAGCAAAAAGCGAGTTTTTAGCTCGCGTCAGCCATGAGGTCAGAACTCCTCTTAATGGTGTATTAGGAATGAGTGAGCTTTTGTTATCAACAGAAATGAATGATGAGCAAAATATTTATGCAGAAACCATTATCACATCCGGTAAACACTTGCTTGATATTATTAATGACATTCTTGATTTATCAAAAATAGAGGCCGGAAAACTAGAGCTGGAAGAAGCGCCTCTTAACCTGCTTTCCTTAATTGATGAAATAGCAAACGCTTTTTCATCACAAGCGAAACAAAAAAACATTGTTTTTACATGTTGTGTTGGTCACAATTTAGACATTAAAAGATCTGGTGATCTTGTTAGAATTAAGCAAATCTTTTTTAATCTCTTAAGCAATGCTTTTAAATTTACCGACAAAGGAGAAATCAATCTTTTTGTTCAATCGGATGAGGACAATCCTAACATCATTATTTTTAGATTGGTTGATACCGGCATCGGTATCAACGCTGAGTTAATCGAAAACCTTTTCAACCCTTTTGTACAGGCCGATTCAAGCATTACCCGGAAATATGGTGGAACCGGTTTAGGACTTGCTATTGTCAAACAACTTGTTGAAAAAATGAACGGGGAAATTAGTCTTGAGAGTGAGGTCAATAAAGGTAGTGTTTTTACCGTGAAGTTGATGATGAATAAAGTAGATACACTGGAAGAGATGCTTTTACCTCAATTAAACAAACACTCCTGTCTTGCAACCAATAACAACAACATTAAACTCTGTTTACAAGAGTATTTACATTTTTGCGGGGTCACCTTTAATGAACACCCTGCTTCTACAGCAGATCTTTTATTTGTCGATTGTGTCTCAAAACTTTCCAACTCACAATCTACAGCCTTGCTAGAGGCGTGTGAAAAACAAACTCCTGTGTGTTTGATTGGTTACAGTTCTGAATATGTTGATGTCGAACTATTGAATAAACTCAATAATTGTCAGTTGCTTTCTCTGCCATTGACTCACAACAAGGTGTTATCTGCTTTTCAACCTCAACGCGTTTATGGAAAAACCTGCGAAAACGCCATACAACCTGTGGGTGTTTCCTACAAAATTCTTGTGGTAGAAGACAATCTTGTTAATCAGCAAGTGTGTATAGAGATGCTGGAGAAACTGAACCATATTGTTGATGTGGTTGATAATGTTGATGAAGCTTTGATCATGCTTCAGCGAAACAGCTATGATTTATTATTAACAGACTATCATTTACCGGGTAAGGATGGGTTGGAGTTAGTCTCGCTTTGGGATAACCCGCAAAACATTCCAATTCTTGTGATTACTGCGGATTTAACCGATGAGGTTCTCATTAGCTGCAACAAACAGGGTGTTGATGACATTGTTACAAAACCTTTTACTAAGAAGCAACTAACAGATGCCATTTCTCATGCCTTCAAGAAACGTCTCTAG
- a CDS encoding cold-shock protein, translating to MSDTVKGTVKWFNESKGFGFIQQENGADVFAHFSKIQGSGFKTLKEGQAVQFTVAKGEKGPQAENIVRL from the coding sequence ATGTCAGATACAGTTAAGGGAACCGTGAAGTGGTTCAATGAATCTAAAGGATTCGGTTTTATTCAACAAGAAAACGGAGCAGATGTTTTTGCTCACTTTAGCAAAATACAAGGATCAGGTTTCAAGACTTTGAAAGAAGGTCAGGCTGTTCAATTTACAGTTGCTAAAGGTGAAAAAGGACCTCAGGCGGAAAATATCGTTCGTCTATAA